In one Pseudomonas sp. R84 genomic region, the following are encoded:
- a CDS encoding glycine zipper 2TM domain-containing protein, which yields MRKSVLLVASFSTMAMLLTGCQSSLTGDSYSRDEARRVQTIRMGTIESLRPVKIEGTKTPIGGLAGAAVGGVGGSAIGGGKGSIVAAVIGAVAGGLIGSATEEGLTRTQGVEITVREDDGSMRAYVQQVQENEVFRVGERVRISTVGGTSRVSH from the coding sequence ATGCGTAAGTCTGTTCTGCTGGTTGCTTCCTTTTCCACGATGGCGATGTTGCTTACCGGCTGCCAATCGAGCCTGACCGGTGACTCCTACTCCCGTGACGAAGCGCGTCGCGTGCAGACGATTCGCATGGGCACCATCGAATCCCTGCGTCCGGTGAAAATCGAAGGCACCAAAACCCCTATCGGCGGCCTCGCTGGTGCAGCGGTCGGCGGCGTCGGCGGCAGCGCCATCGGCGGCGGCAAGGGCAGCATCGTTGCTGCGGTCATCGGTGCGGTGGCGGGTGGTCTGATCGGTTCGGCGACCGAAGAAGGTCTGACCCGTACTCAAGGTGTGGAAATCACCGTGCGTGAAGACGATGGCAGCATGCGTGCCTATGTGCAGCAGGTTCAGGAGAATGAAGTGTTCCGCGTTGGCGAACGCGTGCGCATCTCCACCGTCGGCGGGACCAGCCGCGTTTCGCACTAA
- a CDS encoding colicin E3-like toxin immunity protein: MGLRARLEWYDKKTELGEGEELSKDFGDDGSIIESLGMPIENNVNNGGFDVPSQWVNILQPHFRQTIDLSSFDFQVAFVYRDHW, encoded by the coding sequence ATGGGATTAAGAGCCAGGCTTGAATGGTATGACAAGAAAACTGAACTGGGCGAAGGAGAAGAATTATCGAAAGACTTCGGTGATGACGGTTCAATTATCGAATCACTTGGAATGCCAATCGAAAATAATGTGAACAACGGAGGATTCGATGTGCCCTCGCAATGGGTCAATATCCTGCAACCCCATTTTAGACAAACCATTGATTTATCTTCTTTCGACTTTCAGGTCGCTTTCGTCTACCGCGACCATTGGTAA
- the nhaA gene encoding Na+/H+ antiporter NhaA yields the protein MPLRSTFTRFFQLEAASGLLLIAAAILALIINNSPLSWLYTGLLDTPVVAQIGALKIAKPLLLWINDGLMAMFFLLIGLEVKREVLDGQLSKPSQIVLPGAAAIGGMLVPALIYWFLNRDNPAALDGWAIPTATDIAFALGVLALLGKRVPVSLKLFLMTLAIIDDLGAIVIIAIFYSGELSTLSLGLAAACIAALVAMNRLGVVKLGPYMIIGLILWVCVLKSGVHATLAGVTLAFCIPLRTKNAEPSPLLTLEHALHPWVAYGILPLFAFANAGLSLSGVTVESFTHHVPMGIAVGLLLGKTVGVFGLTWLAVKIGIATLPQGANWGQVMGVAILCGIGFTMSLFVGSLAFEPGVSDYAGMDRMGILTGSILAALIGYAVTAAASRKNSQAI from the coding sequence TTGCCTCTGCGTAGCACTTTCACGCGTTTCTTTCAGTTGGAAGCTGCCAGCGGTCTGTTATTGATCGCTGCGGCCATCCTTGCTCTGATTATCAACAACTCGCCACTGTCGTGGCTGTACACCGGCCTGCTCGACACCCCGGTGGTGGCGCAGATCGGTGCGTTGAAAATCGCTAAACCCTTGCTGCTATGGATCAACGACGGTCTGATGGCGATGTTCTTCCTGCTCATCGGCCTGGAAGTGAAGCGCGAGGTTCTCGACGGCCAACTGTCGAAGCCTTCACAGATCGTCCTGCCCGGTGCGGCCGCGATCGGCGGCATGCTGGTGCCGGCGCTGATCTACTGGTTCCTCAACCGTGACAATCCGGCAGCCCTCGACGGCTGGGCAATCCCGACCGCAACCGACATCGCCTTCGCCCTCGGCGTGCTGGCATTGCTCGGCAAGCGCGTGCCGGTGTCGCTGAAGCTGTTCCTGATGACCCTGGCAATCATCGATGACCTCGGCGCCATCGTTATCATTGCGATCTTCTACTCCGGCGAACTGTCGACTCTGTCGCTGGGTCTGGCGGCAGCGTGCATCGCGGCGCTGGTGGCGATGAACCGGCTCGGGGTGGTCAAGCTTGGGCCGTACATGATCATCGGTTTGATCCTCTGGGTCTGCGTATTGAAGAGTGGCGTTCACGCGACACTGGCCGGTGTGACGTTGGCGTTCTGCATCCCGTTGCGCACGAAAAACGCCGAGCCGTCGCCGCTGCTGACCCTCGAACATGCGCTGCACCCGTGGGTGGCTTACGGCATTCTGCCGCTGTTCGCCTTCGCCAACGCTGGCCTGTCGCTCAGCGGTGTTACCGTCGAAAGCTTCACCCATCATGTGCCGATGGGCATCGCGGTAGGCCTGCTGTTGGGCAAGACCGTCGGCGTGTTCGGCCTCACCTGGCTGGCCGTGAAGATCGGCATCGCCACCCTGCCCCAAGGCGCCAACTGGGGCCAGGTCATGGGCGTAGCTATTCTTTGCGGTATCGGCTTCACCATGAGCCTGTTCGTCGGTTCGCTGGCGTTTGAGCCGGGTGTGAGCGATTACGCAGGAATGGACCGGATGGGCATTTTGACTGGGTCGATTCTGGCGGCGTTGATTGGTTATGCGGTGACGGCGGCGGCGAGTCGCAAGAACTCCCAAGCGATATAA
- a CDS encoding PLP-dependent cysteine synthase family protein, with protein MSDNRQWAREAIRIIEADFQRSADTHLIPLPLPGFAGIELYFKDESSHPTGSLKHRLARSLFLYALCNGWLKPGAPVIEASSGSTAISEAYFARMLGLPFIAVMPATTSKEKIAQIAFYGGQSHLVKDPTQIYAESERLAREHGGHFIDQFTYAERATDWRANNNIAESIFQQMRYEKHPEPSWLISSPGTGGTTATLGRYVRYRQHCTRVLCADAERSVFFDYYQTGDASLRLDCGSRIEGIGRPRVEASFLPKVIDAMVKVPDALSLAAMHYLAQRLGRHVGGSSGTNLIGALMAAQQMKAAGESGSIVAILCDGGERYADTYYDQDWLQAQGYELAGLIEAVAASAERGEPLPTSVLRANI; from the coding sequence ATGAGCGACAACCGACAGTGGGCCCGCGAAGCCATCCGCATCATCGAGGCGGATTTTCAGCGCAGCGCCGACACCCACCTGATCCCTTTGCCGCTGCCGGGTTTTGCGGGCATCGAGTTGTACTTCAAGGATGAGTCCAGTCATCCGACCGGCAGCCTCAAACATCGCCTGGCCCGTTCGCTGTTTCTCTATGCGTTGTGTAACGGCTGGTTGAAGCCCGGCGCGCCGGTGATCGAGGCGTCCAGCGGTTCGACGGCGATTTCCGAGGCGTACTTCGCGCGGATGCTCGGTTTGCCGTTTATTGCGGTGATGCCGGCGACCACCTCCAAAGAGAAGATTGCGCAGATCGCCTTCTACGGGGGCCAAAGTCATCTGGTGAAAGATCCCACGCAGATTTACGCTGAATCCGAGCGTCTGGCCCGCGAGCATGGCGGCCACTTCATCGATCAGTTCACCTACGCCGAACGCGCCACCGACTGGCGCGCAAACAACAATATCGCCGAGTCGATTTTCCAGCAGATGCGTTACGAAAAACACCCGGAACCGAGCTGGCTGATTTCCAGCCCCGGCACCGGCGGCACCACCGCAACCCTTGGCCGCTACGTGCGCTATCGCCAGCACTGCACCCGGGTGTTGTGCGCCGATGCCGAGCGTTCGGTGTTCTTTGATTACTACCAGACCGGCGATGCGAGTTTGCGTCTGGATTGCGGTTCGCGGATTGAAGGCATTGGTCGGCCGCGCGTTGAGGCGTCGTTTCTGCCGAAGGTGATCGATGCGATGGTCAAGGTGCCGGACGCCTTGTCGCTGGCGGCCATGCATTATCTGGCGCAGCGTCTGGGACGGCATGTTGGCGGGTCGAGCGGGACCAATCTGATCGGCGCCTTGATGGCGGCGCAGCAGATGAAAGCGGCGGGGGAGTCGGGGTCGATCGTGGCGATTCTGTGCGATGGCGGCGAGCGGTATGCCGACACTTACTACGATCAGGATTGGCTGCAAGCGCAAGGGTATGAGTTGGCGGGGTTGATCGAGGCGGTGGCGGCGAGTGCCGAGCGCGGTGAGCCGCTGCCGACTTCAGTCCTGCGCGCCAATATCTGA